One genomic window of Mycteria americana isolate JAX WOST 10 ecotype Jacksonville Zoo and Gardens chromosome 6, USCA_MyAme_1.0, whole genome shotgun sequence includes the following:
- the GPRIN2 gene encoding G protein-regulated inducer of neurite outgrowth 2, producing the protein MSADSHQLHTHSYQDALSSACHGLLNVNSHPLSKSSSSLAYTGQSTLEERQSNKHELKKSHSSTICHTLGNENDARSVPSPGWSFSQPGVMGLGSVIQTISDQSADDNSQSGTKTTNHFLIAEQYPASWEVGDAKMCVKSSTVENVSSACIVHQQSICEMKEPGTALQRSHSDLTCSCKQTYVTHIETSATHSSLSSSSCNHGPPVARMSFQPQRYGSEPNENTSHYQNLVTHLPVLPRDQKVPTNSFDSGGIPHNTTVYTDPGTFHTAVLGPHMPGNGFSNRTMFSQTTGVIHGGPTYGTIPNSAYSPMVMTVHNNSAGPCNIRQDPCMKVGATVPAYCHSLPIPSIQLVPRLVCSVSESGKEQAAPGYFHSFSTSDILTYPKLVSSVSESGLDAKKVLKCCSIPAEQLQHAQHCAQQERAPPETKAASVAFSSQQGADMVMTTKDMWTMTSMNDLTKGLKPALERRDAEVQTLPTMECKSVATSPAAAAEGHSHVFPEVNLEQDLEAPKSPVREVRWDDEGMTWEVYGASVDPEVLGLAIQKHLEIQIEQFQTEPAQLAGKSNEEPSSDKMGKKRPFRTMMHSLRYPSCCARSSTAVE; encoded by the coding sequence ATGTCAGCTGACAGCCACCAGCTCCACACTCATTCCTACCAGGATGCACTAAGTTCTGCTTGTCATGGTCTCTTGAATGTCAACAGTCACCCCCTGTCGAAGAGCTCCTCAAGTCTGGCCTATACTGGGCAATCAACTTTAGAGGAAAGGCAAAGCAACAAACACGAGCTGAAGAAAAGCCACAGTAGCACCATCTGCCATACCCTGGGAAACGAGAATGATGCCAGGAGTGTGCCGAGTCCTGGATGGTCCTTCTCGCAGCCTGGGGTGATGGGACTTGGATCAGTGATCCAAACCATAAGTGATCAGTCAGCCGATGACAATTCACAGAGCGGAACTAAGACTACAAACCATTTTCTTATCGCTGAACAGTACCCAGCATCCTGGGAAGTGGGGGATGCTAAGATGTGTGTAAAGAGCAGCACTGTTGAGAATGTTTCTTCAGCCTGCATTGTACACCAGCAAAGCATATGTGAAATGAAAGAACCAGGAACTGCCCTTCAGAGAAGCCACTCAGACCTAACTTGCAGTTGCAAACAGACTTATGTCACTCACATAGAAACCAGTGCTACTCACTCCAGTCTAAGCTCTTCTAGCTGCAACCATGGTCCACCAGTGGCTAGGATGTCTTTCCAACCACAGAGATATGGATCAGAACCAAATGAAAATACATCTCACTATCAAAACCTTGTGACTCATCTTCCAGTTCTACCTAGAGACCAAAAAGTACCCACAAATAGCTTCGACAGCGGTGGTATTCCACATAATACTACTGTTTACACAGATCCTGGAACATTTCACACTGCTGTTCTAGGACCCCacatgcctggaaatggtttctcaAACAGGACAATGTTCAGTCAAACCACTGGGGTTATTCATGGTGGTCCGACTTACGGTACTATTCCAAACTCTGCATACTCGCCCATGGTGATGACAGTTCATAACAATTCTGCAGGGCCCTGTAATATAAGGCAGGACCCTTGTATGAAAGTAGGTGCCACTGTCCCTGCCTATTGCCATTCTTTGCCCATACCATCTATACAACTTGTTCCACGGTTGGTATGCTCAGTTAGCGAGTCAGGAAAAGAGCAGGCAGCACCTGgctattttcattccttttctacTTCAGACATTCTGACATATCCCAAGCTGGTGTCTTCAGTAAGTGAATCGGGCCTGGACGCCAAGAAAGTCCTGAAGTGCTGTAGCATTCCTGCAGAACAACTGCAACATGCTCAACACTGTGCTCAGCAGGAGAGAGCTCCTCCAGAAACAAAGGCTGCCTCTGTAGCCTTTAGTAGCCAGCAAGGTGCAGACATGGTAATGACAACTAAAGATATGTGGACTATGACCTCTATGAATGATTTAACCAAAGGACTGAAACCAGCTCTTGAGCGCAGAGATGCTGAGGTACAAACTCTTCCAACCATGGAATGCAAATCTGTGGCAACAAGCCCAGCGGCTGCAGCAGAAGGCCACTCGCATGTGTTCCCAGAGGTGAACCTGGAGCAAGACCTGGAGGCCCCCAAATCTCCAGTGCGTGAAGTGAGATGGGATGACGAAGGAATGACATGGGAAGTGTATGGGGCATCTGTGGATCCAGAAGTCCTTGGGTTAGCCATTCAAAAACATCTTGAGATTCAAATAGAACAATTCCAGACAGAGCCTGCTCAGCTGGCTGGGAAAAGTAATGAAGAGCCATCTTCtgataaaatggggaaaaaaaggccattCAGAACAATGATGCACTCCCTGAGATATCCGAGCTGTTGTGCTCGTTCCAGTACTGCAGTGGAGTGA